The proteins below come from a single Candidatus Didemnitutus sp. genomic window:
- a CDS encoding DNA cytosine methyltransferase, with protein sequence MIEMFSGAGLLSYAFTMEGFEPIQAVELCPHAADTYRRNLGPHVVQADIRNVDPVGPCDIITAGPPCQGFSTLGKRQQNDPRNFLSFEVAKWAELTGASVVVIENVAAFLDSPIWERLARRLRRLGYQVDAQVLNAVDFGVPQLRTRSFTIASKLGLPEITPLRGGCRTVRRAIDGLGSPAAGNDHLHRARPLSPLAEARIRAIPPGGDKRDIMKRRPELAPRSWWNVHSEATDVWGRMELDAPANTLRTAFINPSKGRYIHPTADRMITLREAARIHSIPDHWQFCGPDSYIARQIGNSVPPRMGRAVARAVAALFSRQTSRRAA encoded by the coding sequence ATGATCGAGATGTTCTCAGGAGCGGGCCTCCTGAGCTACGCATTCACGATGGAGGGGTTCGAGCCCATCCAGGCCGTGGAACTCTGCCCGCACGCGGCGGACACCTACCGCCGCAACCTCGGCCCGCACGTCGTGCAGGCGGACATCCGGAACGTCGATCCCGTTGGACCTTGCGACATCATCACGGCGGGCCCCCCTTGCCAGGGCTTCTCCACCTTGGGGAAGCGACAACAGAACGACCCGCGCAACTTTCTTTCCTTCGAGGTGGCCAAATGGGCCGAGCTGACCGGCGCGTCGGTCGTCGTGATCGAGAACGTCGCGGCCTTTCTTGACTCCCCCATCTGGGAGCGCCTTGCGCGGCGCCTTCGCAGGCTCGGCTACCAAGTCGATGCCCAGGTGCTCAACGCGGTGGATTTCGGCGTGCCGCAGCTGCGCACGCGTTCGTTCACCATCGCCTCCAAGCTGGGCCTGCCGGAGATCACCCCGCTCCGCGGCGGATGCCGCACCGTTCGCAGGGCGATCGATGGCCTTGGTAGCCCCGCCGCCGGCAATGACCATCTCCATCGTGCGCGCCCACTATCCCCTCTCGCCGAAGCTCGCATTCGCGCCATCCCGCCCGGTGGCGACAAGCGCGACATCATGAAGAGACGTCCGGAACTGGCCCCGCGCTCCTGGTGGAACGTCCACAGCGAGGCGACCGACGTCTGGGGGCGCATGGAATTGGATGCTCCCGCGAACACCCTGCGCACCGCATTCATCAATCCGTCAAAAGGCCGTTACATCCACCCGACGGCTGACCGGATGATCACGCTGAGGGAGGCGGCGCGCATCCACAGCATCCCCGACCACTGGCAGTTTTGCGGCCCGGATTCGTACATCGCTCGCCAGATTGGAAACAGTGTGCCGCCGCGGATGGGCCGTGCCGTCGCGCGCGCGGTCGCGGCGCTTTTCTCGCGTCAGACATCGCGACGCGCGGCCTGA
- a CDS encoding carbohydrate-binding protein, with protein sequence MSTPNHVRRLLRRLLVLPFAALSLCAAEDRLTFNLNDPQGAVDHKASGLLGGFDRGAPEDALIQPLNLQFVRLSQSTQLPLDDPFALYDRAVTLGVPNVVLIASDSVKCTDPTSSDPANWRSYWGSQVTALATRALNEGKNFIWDIYNEPDKKIGVTAVEASPCGPPATSPTMTMATYADWFAVWDEAWNAIRTVSPGAKITGPSYSTYDEAKLKAFIDHCAAEHKMPDIINWHFGTIANYKANADTIRAYAASYGYTVDICIGEAISSGTDRNLDPGLAVTLFANAERAGINTLHAAWTATAVAGVPQAFAPHLTGLITPDTMLPRGAWWSYQSYGEMSGSTLTVDRTSAPNLDGLASFDSTAHRVIALVGTTEKSSYTGGTGKVRFTNVTPASGLLDASGYVHVKAERLPLTEAELTTLPLISEGDWKPSASGTLEVPFDVTSGREAVKVTLSLPTVAAPARQSGRVEAESLTATVNAGQTITAITDTAASGGKFSKAALTAAGDWVQYTFTAPASGTYWLNLGYKADPSRAIVQVSVDGVDVGGALDQSTNALGYPDASLGACTLTAGTHVLRLTVLGKSATATGYSAALDYYRLSALSPIEGEDITATPSPGDSAGRLTDAGASNGALELCNLNAVGDYVDFSVFVPAPGLYSLSSMVKKFSSRGMFQVTVDGLPTGPVVDGYSVSPAFVATRHGSVTFATAGQHMIRLEIVGKNAASTGYTIGLDSFALVPAALGIVAQADQLPITASGGATFTTPTYFNARGGSYSKVTLLGVMDTVTYTFSVPDAGLYFLAVRYVSGPDGARFQMNLDGTDVYAPIDTYAYAVGCTEVGIGSYSLAAGAHTLTFRVTGAADCSTGYALGLDTIRSTRVQTVIRREAELLPTTVSGGTWAIAANPPPASGSYVDADIGLGDYVRFQFDPLPAGVYRLETGFLAATDQGRFVALVDGYTVGRTRTAVYSATPQIRDGNDMNTDFGSFVLPSPGTYNVAYLTAFTSPGTRIGIDYLLLTKYERDR encoded by the coding sequence ATGTCTACCCCCAACCATGTCCGGCGCCTGCTCCGCCGTTTGCTCGTTCTCCCCTTCGCGGCTTTATCGCTGTGCGCGGCTGAAGACCGCCTGACCTTCAACCTCAACGATCCCCAAGGCGCCGTCGACCACAAGGCCAGCGGACTGCTCGGCGGTTTCGATCGCGGAGCGCCCGAGGATGCGCTCATCCAGCCGCTCAACCTGCAGTTCGTCCGCCTCAGCCAATCGACCCAGCTGCCGCTCGACGATCCCTTCGCGCTCTACGATCGCGCCGTTACGCTCGGCGTGCCGAACGTCGTCCTGATCGCAAGCGACTCGGTCAAGTGCACCGATCCGACGTCTTCCGATCCGGCCAACTGGCGCAGTTATTGGGGCAGCCAGGTCACCGCGCTCGCCACGCGCGCGCTGAACGAAGGGAAAAATTTCATTTGGGACATCTACAACGAGCCTGACAAGAAGATCGGCGTCACGGCGGTTGAGGCGTCACCGTGCGGGCCTCCCGCGACAAGTCCGACGATGACGATGGCCACCTACGCCGACTGGTTCGCCGTGTGGGACGAGGCCTGGAACGCCATCCGCACCGTATCGCCGGGCGCCAAGATCACCGGCCCGAGCTACAGCACTTACGACGAGGCGAAGCTGAAGGCGTTCATCGATCACTGCGCCGCCGAACATAAGATGCCCGACATCATCAACTGGCATTTCGGCACGATCGCGAATTACAAGGCCAACGCCGACACGATCCGCGCTTACGCCGCTTCCTACGGCTACACCGTCGACATCTGCATCGGCGAAGCGATCTCCTCCGGCACGGACCGCAACCTCGACCCCGGCCTGGCCGTGACGCTCTTCGCCAACGCCGAGCGCGCCGGCATCAACACGCTGCACGCCGCCTGGACCGCCACCGCGGTCGCCGGCGTTCCTCAAGCCTTCGCACCGCACCTCACCGGTCTGATCACGCCCGACACCATGCTCCCGCGCGGCGCGTGGTGGAGTTATCAAAGCTACGGGGAAATGAGCGGCTCCACGCTCACGGTCGATCGCACCTCCGCGCCGAACCTGGATGGGCTCGCCTCGTTCGACTCGACCGCGCATCGCGTCATCGCGCTCGTCGGCACGACGGAGAAATCGAGCTACACCGGCGGCACGGGGAAAGTGAGATTTACCAACGTCACGCCTGCATCCGGTCTCCTCGACGCGAGCGGCTACGTGCACGTCAAAGCCGAGCGCCTGCCGCTCACCGAGGCGGAGCTCACGACGCTGCCCTTGATCTCGGAGGGCGACTGGAAACCCTCTGCGAGTGGCACGCTCGAAGTCCCTTTCGACGTCACGTCCGGTCGCGAGGCCGTCAAGGTCACGCTCTCGCTGCCGACCGTTGCCGCGCCCGCGCGCCAGTCCGGACGCGTCGAGGCCGAGTCGCTCACGGCCACCGTCAACGCCGGCCAGACGATCACCGCGATCACCGACACCGCAGCGAGCGGCGGCAAGTTCAGCAAAGCCGCTCTGACCGCCGCGGGCGATTGGGTGCAATACACGTTCACCGCGCCCGCCAGCGGCACCTACTGGTTGAATCTCGGCTACAAAGCCGATCCGAGCCGTGCGATCGTCCAGGTGAGTGTCGATGGCGTGGACGTCGGCGGAGCGCTCGACCAGTCAACCAACGCCTTGGGCTATCCCGACGCGAGCCTCGGCGCGTGCACGCTGACCGCCGGCACGCACGTGCTGCGTCTGACCGTGCTCGGCAAGAGCGCGACCGCGACCGGCTACAGCGCCGCGCTCGACTACTATCGCCTGTCGGCCCTCAGTCCGATCGAAGGCGAAGATATCACCGCCACGCCCTCGCCGGGTGACAGCGCCGGACGCCTCACCGATGCCGGCGCCAGCAATGGCGCGCTCGAATTGTGCAATCTGAACGCGGTCGGCGACTACGTGGATTTCAGCGTCTTCGTGCCGGCGCCCGGGCTCTATTCGCTCAGCAGCATGGTGAAGAAATTCAGCAGTCGCGGGATGTTCCAGGTGACAGTCGACGGCTTGCCCACGGGCCCGGTGGTCGACGGCTACTCCGTTTCGCCCGCCTTCGTCGCCACGCGCCACGGCTCCGTCACCTTCGCCACCGCTGGCCAGCACATGATTCGCCTCGAGATCGTCGGCAAGAATGCCGCCAGCACCGGCTACACGATCGGCCTCGATTCGTTTGCCCTCGTTCCAGCCGCGCTCGGAATTGTCGCCCAGGCCGACCAGCTTCCCATCACGGCGAGCGGCGGCGCCACGTTCACGACACCGACCTACTTCAATGCGCGCGGCGGCAGCTACTCGAAGGTGACGCTGCTTGGCGTGATGGACACCGTGACCTACACCTTCAGCGTCCCCGACGCCGGCCTCTATTTTCTCGCCGTGCGCTACGTCAGCGGACCGGACGGCGCGCGGTTCCAGATGAATCTCGACGGCACCGATGTCTATGCGCCGATCGACACCTATGCCTACGCGGTCGGATGCACCGAGGTCGGGATCGGCAGCTATTCACTCGCCGCCGGGGCGCACACGCTGACGTTCCGCGTGACCGGGGCCGCGGATTGCAGCACCGGATACGCACTCGGGTTGGACACGATCCGCAGCACCCGTGTCCAGACGGTGATCCGCCGCGAAGCCGAGCTGTTGCCGACCACGGTAAGCGGTGGCACCTGGGCGATTGCCGCGAATCCGCCGCCCGCCTCCGGTTCGTATGTGGATGCCGACATCGGTCTCGGCGACTACGTGCGCTTCCAGTTCGACCCGCTCCCCGCGGGCGTCTACCGCCTCGAGACGGGCTTCCTCGCCGCGACGGACCAGGGCCGGTTCGTGGCGCTCGTCGACGGCTACACCGTCGGCCGCACCCGCACGGCGGTTTACAGCGCGACGCCGCAGATTCGCGATGGCAACGACATGAACACCGACTTCGGTTCCTTCGTGTTGCCAAGCCCGGGCACCTACAACGTTGCCTACCTCACCGCGTTCACTTCGCCCGGCACGCGCATCGGCATCGACTACCTTCTGCTGACGAAATACGAGAGGGATCGCTGA